The Flammeovirga pectinis genomic interval TGAAAATAATACGGCAAGAATTGGTCGCTTTTTTAATGATATTGATGCATTCTTAAAGTTGATCACTTTTATTTCACTCTTACTAGGTTGTATTGGTGTTAGCAGTGGTATTTTTATTTACATCAAAGGAAAACTTAAATCTGTTGCTATTTATAGATGTTTAGGAGCAACAACAGGCGAAACGTTTTTTATTTACTTTCTACAAGTACTTTTTCTCGGTCTTGTAGGTGGGATTTTAGGAGCATTTATTGGTACAGTTGCCCAATTGGCTTTTCCTGTTTTATTTTCGGATTTATTGATGGTCTCTATTAGTAATAATTTTTCTTTTACGGCTATATTTTTTGGTGTTTTTCTCAGCATTTTTGTCTCGGTATTATTTGGATGGTATCCATTGCTACAAGTTTTGGGAGTGGCACCAATATATGTTTTGAGATCAATTTCTTCGCTAGATATTAAATCAAATAAAATAATTAAAGCACTACTAATTATTTCAGTAAGTCTTTTTGTAATATTATTTTCTTATTGGCTTTTAGATGACTTTATAAAATCACTTTATTTCTTTCTATCAATATTTTGTGTGATAATTGTTTTAGCCTTGCTATCAATTTTATTAATTAAAATAATAAAGGGAATCGATTTAACTGGTTATAGCTTTAGTTTAAAATATGGTATATCTCAATTATTCAGGCCAAATAATCAAACCTTATTATTGGGCGTTACAATTGGTCTTGGTGTTTTTCTTATTATCTGTTTAGTATCAATTCGCTCAATTTTGATTGAAAAAGTTACAGACGTTGGGGGAGAGGGTGATGCAAATTTAGTATTATATGATGTCCAAAAATCTCAAGTATTGTCTTTAACAGGCTTACTACAAAAAGAAAATATCGAAATAGAGCAAAACGCACCAATTGTAACGATGTCTTTAAAAACGGTGAATGGTAATACGAAAAAGCAGGTTATGCAAGATTCGACTATACTGTTAAAAAGATATGTATTTGATAGAGAATATAGAGTAACATATAGATCATCTTTAAAAGAAAATGAAAAGACTGTTGAAGGCGAATGGGTAGGAAATTCGTCTATTAATGAGATGATACCTATATCAGTATCAGAAAACTATCTTAAATCTTCTGGCTTAGCTTATGGAGATACAGTTCTATTTAATGTACAAGGCTTTGATTTAATAACAAAAATTGCTCATGTAAGAGCAGTTGACTTTGCTAGAATGGAAGCAAATTTTGTTGTATTATTTCCTGCTGGAGTTTTAGAAGCTGCACCAAGTTTTCATGTGTTTGCAATTAAGGTGAAGGGGAAAGACAATATAGCAGCAATACAAAATAAAGTTGTCGCTAAATACCCTAATGTTTCAAGTATAGATTTAAGCTTAATTTTTGCCTCTTTAAATGATATCTTAGATCAGGTGTCTTTTGTATTTAAATGGCTTGGTGGAATATGTATTTTTACTGGTTTCCTTGTATTATGGAGTTCAATGTCTATAGGTAAATATCAGCGAAAAAAAGAAGCTGGAGTTTTAAGAGCATTGGGTGCAAAAAGAAAACATCTAGTAAGAATAACTTTTATAGAATATTTCTCTATCGGTACACTATCAACACTCACAGGTCTACTTTTAGGCTGGTTAGGCTCTTGGGCACTTGCCTATTTTGTATTTGATATCCCCTTCTTTATTGCAATTAAAGAAAGTTTTGTATTATCTATAATAATTATAGGTATGACGGTAAGTATTGGCGTACTCTTTATGAGGTCACTCTCTAAAGTACCAGCTATTAATGTATTAAAAGAAGACTAACTATTTTGTAATAGTTAAGGTGTCAATATTGTTATGTAATTGAATTGCTCCAAGTTTAGATTCGTTGTTTTTTTTCACTTTATCCTTAGCTGACATGAAGTGATGGGCTCCAACACAAAAAAATAACCCGATAAAAAAGAAAAGTAATTTTGCTTTCATCTATTATGTTAATTATTAGCGGAATGTTTGTACACGATTAATGTTGTAGCGCAATTTATGTTTTTTTATCAAAAATTTAAATTTTCAAACATCGAATACGAAAAAACCTCTTTTAAAATGTATTAAATACATGTAAAAGAGGTTTTTAAGTGATCAAAGTCACTATTTATTTTTCAGAATTACGTCTTTTTATCTCAGTTGATACGAGTGTTAATTCTCTACTAGCTTGTCCGGCAACAGATGTATTTTCTTCAGCTCTTCTAAATAAATATGGTAAAGCTTCTTTTACAGGGCCGTAAGGAAGATACTTAGCAACATTATAACCTGCTTTTGATAAGTTGAATGATATGTGATCACTCATTCCGAAAAGCTGAGCAAAAAAGAAATTTACATTATTATCTGCAACTCCATATTTATTCATTAATTCGACGAGTAATTTATTGCTTTTTTCATTGTGTGAACCTGCACATAGTGCAAAACCAGTATTGTTTTCCAGAATAAATGAAATGGCAGCATTATAATCTCTATCTGTAGCTTCTTTTGTAACTTGGATAGGGTTAGGGTAGTTCATCTTTAGAGCTCTTTCCCCTTCTTTCTCCATATAAGCTCCTCTAACAAGCTTTACACCTAATATAAAACCTTCTTCTTGAGCTTTATCAAAATCACTTTTTAATTGTTCAAATTTGCTTTTTAAATACATTTGATACGTATTGTAAACAATAGCAGTTTCTCTATTGTACAAGCGCATCATATCGTAGGCTAATTGATCTACAGGGCCTTGAAGCCATGTTTCTTCCGCATCAATAAAAATTCTGACATTATGCTCATAAGCAGTTTTGCAGAGATTTTTAACTCTACTTACTACTTTACTCCATTGAAGTTCATCATCTCCACTAAGAATTTCACCAGCGTGAACTTTTTCAAGTAAATCGACAGCAGCAATACCTGTTAATTTAAAAACAGAAAAAGGAACATTTTCATCTTGGGCAGATTTTATGATTGTTTTAATGATTTCTGCTTCGGTTTTATCAAAGCTTTTATCATTTTGTGCACCTTCTACAGAATAATCTAATATTGAACCAATTCGATAGCTTCCTAATTTATTAATAGTTTCTGAGCTATCCTCAATATTTTCTCCACCACAAAACTGTTTAAACAGAGTCATTTTCACTACGGTTTTTATCGGTAACCTAAGTGTAAAAGCCATGTTTAAAAGAGAAGTGCCAAATTTCACAAGACCTGGAGAATGCATCATGGTAAACAATGCATAAGTTTGCTTTAGTTCTGCATTATTTCTCCATGCAAAAGCCGTTTGTGTGTTTTCGAAATTTACTGTAGATGTGTCCACCATAGTTTTACGTTTTAATTGCGTTCATAATATGATTAGTATATTTGATAATAATTTTTTTATCAAATGAAAAGTGTGTGTATGTTGGGAAAACAGTGTAAAGAACTCCCTTTTTGTTTGTATGATTATATTATGTGTATAATTGACACAAAAGTAATATTAGGAATTCATTTTTCTTAGTTTTTTAGACTAAAAAATGAAAAATTATAGGTTATTTTAGGTAAATAATTATTAATAGTAAAAACAGTATTATGACAAGTGAAATTTCAGCAATAATAAAGGAGAGAAGATCGTTTTATCCGCATGAATTTATTAAAGGAGAAATTCCGAAAAAAGATATAGATAGTATACTTGAGAATGCAAATTGGGCTCCTAACCATGGGATGACAGAACCTTGGAGGTTTTTTGTGTTTTCAGGTAAAGGTTTACAATCATCTCATGTGATTGCCATAATTATGCAAAGAGGTAATAATAAAAAGATTCCTGTGCTAGAAGAAGTAGAAGCAGTTGCTTGTGCAGTACAGAACATGGCACTTACAGTCACTGATTTAGGTTACGGTGCGTATTGGAGTACAGGTGGAATGGTAAAGTTTAAGGAGGCAAAAGAATTTTTTGGTTTGAGAGAAGAAGATCAACTTTTAGGACTCTTTTATATTGGTAAAGTGGTAACTACAAAAAAAGATAGTAAAAGGGGAGCTATTACTGATAAAGTAACTTGGGTGAATGAATGAAATTTTACTACATTTGTGCAACCAAATAAATTTACCTTCGTTATACCTGTTATAACTGAAAGTATGATAATTTGTTCATATGAACTCGATTAATTAAATTACTATGGGAAAAGCAGTAGAAATCACAGATGCTAACTTCGAAGAAGTAGTATTAAAATCAGATAAACCAGTATTAGTAGACTTTTGGGCGACTTGGTGTGGACCTTGTCTTATGATGGCGCCAGTTATCGATGAATTAGCAGTTGAATTAACAGATGCTGTTATCGGTAAATTAGACGTTGATGCAAACCCTCAATCTGCAGCTAAATTTGGTATCCGTTCTATTCCAACAATGTTGGTATTCAAAAACGGAGAAGCAGTTGACAAAATTATTGGAGCAGTAGCTAAAAATGAGTTAGAAGCTAAAGTTTCTGCTCAGTTATAGAAATCTGTAACATCACAAAAAAACACCCACCTTTTAAAAAAGTGGGTGTTTTTTTATGTGTTTAATTTTAATTAAACGTTGTAGGTAACTCGGAACATTCTTTTATTGAACCAGTAGACTGATATAGATTTGGTAAATTTCCATAACCTGGGTCTGTTGCAGGAATTGAGAAACCAGGATCAATTAAACCAAACATAAATGCAAATACACTTGCAGTAGAAATATAATATTTCCCTTGACTAGCATCCCATACAACAAAATTTGTTATTGAAGCATCTTTAGAAGTCGTTCCTAGGCCATAATCAGGATCAGGCTTAAAATCAGTACAACTAGCCGCGATACTATTAGCTTTTAAATTCTGTGTATAGGTTGAACCTGTATTGGCTACAATTGAATATTTATAATCGTCACTTTTATTTACCTCAGATAGATTAAGTGTTACATCGTAAACATAAGAATCTACTCCAGTAGCTGCAACTGTTGGTACAACTTGAGCAACTAAACGGAGTGTTTCCTTTTGATGATCAAAACTAAACTGGTAAGATTCAACACTTCCTGCACTACCTAGTTCAAATTCTTTATCTGTATAGAAATAGATAGGATTAGAATCTTGAAGAGAAGGGTCATCATCATCATCTTTACAAGAAAAACATAAGACAGTTAGTCCTATAAGTAAGGACAGTTTCCAAAGTACTTTCATAATACGTTAAGTAATGGGTTAAGTAATAGGTTTAAAATTATTATATAATAAATTAGTAATAACTTACGTAAGATCAAAGGTGTATAGTGTTAATGGAATGATTTTTTATAAAAAAAAGACCTCTTATTAGATTAATAATAAGAGGTCTTAATAAAAGTATATAGTAGAAATAATTATCCCATAGAGTGATATACATTTTGTACATCATCATCTTCTTCTAATTTTTCTAATAATTTATCAACATCTTCTTCCTCTTCAGGGGTAAGCTTTTTAGTAACCGTTGGTATTCTTTCTAAGCCAGAACTAATAATTTCTAATTTTTGTTCTTCTAATGCTTTTTGAAGAGAGCCAAAGCTTTGGAATTCACCATAAATCATGATATCATTTTCTTCTTCAAAAACTTCTTCAGCACCAAAATCAATTAATTCTAATTCTAGTTCCTCCACATCAAGATCACCTTTAGCAATCTTAAAATGACATTTATGATCGAACATAAATTCTACAGAACCAGAGGTACCTAAGCTACCACCTGTTTTAGTAAAGTAACTTCTAACAGCAGCAACAGTTCTATTGTTATTGTCTGTAGCAGTTTCTACTAATACAGCAATACCGTAAGGGCCGTAACCTTCAAATAATCTTTCTTCGTAATTAGATGTATCTTTATCAGTTGCTCTTTTTATAGCACGCTCGATGTTATCTTTCGGCATGTTCTCCGCTTTACAGTTTTGTAAAACTGCACGAAGTCTAGAGTTTGAATCTGGATCAGAAGAGCCACCTTCCTTAATCGCAATTACAATATCTTTACCAAGGCGCGTAAAAGCTTTAGCCATATGCGCCCATCTTTTCATTTTTCGCCCTTTTCTAAATTCAAATGCTCTTCCCATTTTCTCTAGTAAATTTTGTTATTTTATATGCAAAAATACATTTAAGTATTGCAAATCATAATTCTATACTGTGAATTACCTCTAATTTAAGGTAAAGATTACAGTTTTAAAAAATCGATAGAAATAATTATTCTCCTAATAATTGCTGTACAACCCTTGGGAAATAAAAATGTTCTAGTTTAAGTACTTTAGCGCCAACTTCTTCCGGAGAAT includes:
- a CDS encoding ABC transporter permease — translated: MRFQFILKHSVRDLKKSLDKIIPFILSIVVGVASLVAMTTFSENVNQDLNKQAKELLGADLELRSSHELKDSVLHLFSNQQSNLVKQFNFASMAFSKSTEKSRLVDLRALELGYPYYGSLEVYPNSSWKKWQNQERIVFVDSVVLYQLEASIGDSLRFGAANFEIAGTIKKGIGQSAVMAATVPIVYFPFKYLDETKLIQKGSRVNYRYFYAFNDTLNVQQLVDSNQEVIDEKGIRVATIENNTARIGRFFNDIDAFLKLITFISLLLGCIGVSSGIFIYIKGKLKSVAIYRCLGATTGETFFIYFLQVLFLGLVGGILGAFIGTVAQLAFPVLFSDLLMVSISNNFSFTAIFFGVFLSIFVSVLFGWYPLLQVLGVAPIYVLRSISSLDIKSNKIIKALLIISVSLFVILFSYWLLDDFIKSLYFFLSIFCVIIVLALLSILLIKIIKGIDLTGYSFSLKYGISQLFRPNNQTLLLGVTIGLGVFLIICLVSIRSILIEKVTDVGGEGDANLVLYDVQKSQVLSLTGLLQKENIEIEQNAPIVTMSLKTVNGNTKKQVMQDSTILLKRYVFDREYRVTYRSSLKENEKTVEGEWVGNSSINEMIPISVSENYLKSSGLAYGDTVLFNVQGFDLITKIAHVRAVDFARMEANFVVLFPAGVLEAAPSFHVFAIKVKGKDNIAAIQNKVVAKYPNVSSIDLSLIFASLNDILDQVSFVFKWLGGICIFTGFLVLWSSMSIGKYQRKKEAGVLRALGAKRKHLVRITFIEYFSIGTLSTLTGLLLGWLGSWALAYFVFDIPFFIAIKESFVLSIIIIGMTVSIGVLFMRSLSKVPAINVLKED
- a CDS encoding proline dehydrogenase family protein, which encodes MVDTSTVNFENTQTAFAWRNNAELKQTYALFTMMHSPGLVKFGTSLLNMAFTLRLPIKTVVKMTLFKQFCGGENIEDSSETINKLGSYRIGSILDYSVEGAQNDKSFDKTEAEIIKTIIKSAQDENVPFSVFKLTGIAAVDLLEKVHAGEILSGDDELQWSKVVSRVKNLCKTAYEHNVRIFIDAEETWLQGPVDQLAYDMMRLYNRETAIVYNTYQMYLKSKFEQLKSDFDKAQEEGFILGVKLVRGAYMEKEGERALKMNYPNPIQVTKEATDRDYNAAISFILENNTGFALCAGSHNEKSNKLLVELMNKYGVADNNVNFFFAQLFGMSDHISFNLSKAGYNVAKYLPYGPVKEALPYLFRRAEENTSVAGQASRELTLVSTEIKRRNSEK
- a CDS encoding nitroreductase family protein is translated as MTSEISAIIKERRSFYPHEFIKGEIPKKDIDSILENANWAPNHGMTEPWRFFVFSGKGLQSSHVIAIIMQRGNNKKIPVLEEVEAVACAVQNMALTVTDLGYGAYWSTGGMVKFKEAKEFFGLREEDQLLGLFYIGKVVTTKKDSKRGAITDKVTWVNE
- the trxA gene encoding thioredoxin: MGKAVEITDANFEEVVLKSDKPVLVDFWATWCGPCLMMAPVIDELAVELTDAVIGKLDVDANPQSAAKFGIRSIPTMLVFKNGEAVDKIIGAVAKNELEAKVSAQL
- a CDS encoding YebC/PmpR family DNA-binding transcriptional regulator — translated: MGRAFEFRKGRKMKRWAHMAKAFTRLGKDIVIAIKEGGSSDPDSNSRLRAVLQNCKAENMPKDNIERAIKRATDKDTSNYEERLFEGYGPYGIAVLVETATDNNNRTVAAVRSYFTKTGGSLGTSGSVEFMFDHKCHFKIAKGDLDVEELELELIDFGAEEVFEEENDIMIYGEFQSFGSLQKALEEQKLEIISSGLERIPTVTKKLTPEEEEDVDKLLEKLEEDDDVQNVYHSMG